The genomic stretch CAACAAACCGCTGGGTTTCCAGGTAACTCATGGGTTCAGGGATAGACACCACGAAACAGGCTGTTTGGTCGGCATTCTGAAGTAGAGATCGACCAGCATTTAAGTCTAATTGCATCGTGTGTAAAAACTGGTCTGCCTCGTCGGCAGTATAGCGCCCTGTAAAGCGTTGGCTCATGGTGCGATGTTTTTCCTGAAACAGATCTAGCGCCTTTAGAAACGCATCCAGAAAATCCATTAACCCAAACAGGTTAAGGGTATGCCCACTAGGTGCCATGTCCACCACGACGCGATCGGCAACATGCTCACGTAGCAAGCGCTGAATTTCCAAAAGGCCCATCAACTCGTCGAGGCCAGGCCATTCCAAATCCCAC from Cyanobacteriota bacterium encodes the following:
- a CDS encoding ArsA family ATPase yields the protein MLEQFNSHQLAMVSGKGGVGKTTFSCGFARHWARQFPHEQILLISTDPAHSLGDVLQMVVDDRPRYLPELPNLKVQALNPQALLQDFKAKYGNVLELLVERGSFVQGEDLTPVWDLEWPGLDELMGLLEIQRLLREHVADRVVVDMAPSGHTLNLFGLMDFLDAFLKALDLFQEKHRTMSQRFTGRYTADEADQFLHTMQLDLNAGRSLLQNADQTACFVVSIPEPMSYLETQRFV